GAAAATCCTTGTTTCGGCCTCACCGGTGGACCGCCGAAAGAAAGCCTACAAGTGGTTTCAGAAAAATGGCGACAGCCTCTTTCTGGACGCCAGCAAGGATGAGACCGCCCTGCTGGCCATGCTCAAGGAGGAAGCTTCAGCGGCAGGAAAACAATTCAAGGGCAATGCGGCGCAGATCCTTGTGGAGTTGATCGGCGGAAGCACCCGCCTGGGACTGGAGGAAACCGGCAAGCTGATTACCTACCTCGGCGACAAGGATAACGACATCACCCCCGAGCTTGTTTCCGAGCTGGTCCCGAGTGTCGGCGACAGCGATTTCTTTGAGGCGGCCGAAGCGTTCTACAGTTTGAAACTGGAATGGGCCCTGGAGGCCATTCACCGGCACTTTTTCGCCGGGCATGATGCCCGCCCGCTGATTTCGTCACTTCAAAACCGCAACCGCCTGCTCATCCAGCTCAAGGCGATGCAGGCAGCTGGAGGAGGCCGCGGCCGGATTGGAAAGGCCGACCTTGAACGCGCCGCCTCGCGCTACGGCGAGTTCTTCGGCGCTTCGGAGCGCAAATCCAGCTTCAACATCTTCACCCAGAACCCGTGGTATCTGGGAAAGCTGTCGGAGGTCCTGCCTTCACTGTCCCTCAAGACCCTGATCGAGTTCCAAGAGGCCTTTCGCGACGCCTTTATGGAGATCATTTTCCGCCCGAATGAGCAGGAAGCCGTCCTCAGCGGAATGGCCGTGCGCTGCCTCGCCCCGTTGCAGGCAAAATAGGCGATTTAGGGACAGGTAAATTATTTGGAATCTTTCCCGCGCGTATATTGACTTAGTCCAGTGACTTAGTTTAATTTTGCTGATATGAAACACACCTACAACATCCACGAAGCGAAAACGCATCTGTCCAAGCTGGTAGAGGAAGCGGCGGTGGGTGAAGAAATCATCATCGCGAAGTCGGGGAAGCCGAAAGCGAAACTGGTACCCTATGCGGATGAGCCGAGGCGTGAACCGGGACGTTACAAGGCGAACATTCAGCTATCCGCCACTTTTTTTGATCCTCTTCCCGTGGAAGAGTTGAGGGCATGGGAGGGAACATCCAAATGAACCTCCTGCTCGATACCTGTGCTGCACTCTGGTGGTGGCAGGACTCACCCAGCCTTTCGGTCAAGGCACGGGAGTGCGTTACCAATAGCCGCAACACCATCTACTTCAGCTCGGTCAGCGCGATGGAGCTATCCACAAAAGTCCGGCTGGGGAAACTCGCCCTCTCCGGCCAGCTGGCGAGGAATCTCGGAGCAGCGGTTGCCTCTTCCGGTTGGCAGGAACTTGCCCTTTCCATCAATGAAGCCCAGCAAGCCGGCGGGCTCGAGTGGCCGCACCGGGATCCTTTTGACCGGCTCCTTGCTGCCCAGGCGCTTCACAATAAGCTGACCCTGCTGACTTGTGATTCCGCCTTCGTTACTTTTCCGGACATCAAAGTTGTCTGGTAATCACGCGCTCAAGATCCGCCTGAATGGGCTTGGCATCAGCGGGATTTGTTCCGAATTTTGAGAAATGGACGCCATTCCTAACATTCTCGCCCAGCGTTACGCCTCGGCCGCCATCCGCGATATCTGGTCACCCTCCGGGAAGATCCGCCTCGAGCGGGAATACTGGATCGCCGTCATGAAGGCACAGGTCGATCTCGGGATGTCAATTCCGGCTGAGGCCATTAAGGCCTATGAGGCGGCCCTTGATGATATTGACCTGGCGGCAATCGACCGGCGCGAGCGCATCACACGGCATGATGTGAAGGCCCGCATCGAGGCGTTCAATGAAAAGGCCGGCGCGGAACACATCCACAAGGGCATGACCAGCCGTGATCTCACCGAAAATGTCGAGCAGCTCCAGCTCTATCGCTCGGTGCGCATATTATTTTTAAAGAGTCTCGCCGTGCTCAAGGCGTTTTCCGTCAAGGCCGATGAGTACAAGGACGTTGTCCTCACGGCCCGGACCCACAATGTCGCCGCCCAGCCAACGACCGTCGGCAAGCGCATCGCCATGTTCGGGGAAGACCTGATGCGTGCCACGCGGAAGCTGGGGGCCCTGCTCGAGGATTATCCGGCCCGTGGCCTCAAGGGCGCCGTCGGCACACAACTGGACCTGCTGACCCTGTTTGACGGGGATGTCGAGAAGGTCAGCCAGCTGGAATCACGTGTCCTCAAGCACCTCGGTTTGCCCGGACAATTGTTTACCGTCGGGCAGGTCTATCCACGCAGTCTCGACTTTGAGGTCATCAGCCTTTTCAACCTCGTCGCCTCGGGGCCCTCCAGCTTTGCCCGCACGCTGCGGCTCATGGCAGGCCATGAATTGGGGTCGGAAGGATTTTCCAAGGGACAGGTCGGCTCATCCGCCATGCCCCACAAGATGAATGCCCGTTCCTGCGAACGTATCAACGGATTCGCTACAATCCTCAAGGGCTACCTCAGTATGGTCCAGGGATTGATGGGCGACCAGTGGAATGAAGGCGATGTCTCCTGCTCCGTTGTGCGCCGCGTCGCCCTGCCCGATGCCTGCTTCGCCCTGGATGGACTCCTTGAAACGACCCTCACTGTCCTCACCCAGATGGAGGTCTATCCCGCCGTCATCGATCGCGAGAACGCCTACTATTTCCCCTTCCTCTCGACCACCACCCTTCTCATGGAAGCGGTCAAGGCCGGTACGGGACGTGAACAGGCCCACGAGGCTATCAAGGAAAACGCGGTTGCCACAGTGGCTGATCTCCGCGCCGGGAAAATCTCCGCCAACAACCTCGCCGAGCGCCTTGCCGCCGATTCACGGCTTGGCTTGTCGAAGGAACAGATCGATGGTGTGATTTCCTCGGCGGAGAAGCTTTCCGGAAAGGCCTCCGCGCAAGTGGACGCCTTCGCCCGGACCGTCACCGCCTTGCTTAAAGACTACCCTGAGGCCGGAGCCTACGAGCCCGAGCCCATCCTCTGAAATGACCCATGGCGGAAGTACGACTGAAGGACCTCGTCAAGATCTACCCCGCATAGGGGAAGAATCCTCCCTTCAAGGCGGTTAAGAAAATCCAGCTGGATATCCGGGACAGGGAGTTCATGGTCCTCGTCAGGCCGTCAGGGTGTGGCAAGTCAACGACCCTGCGGATGGTTGCCGGTCTGGAGGAAATCATGAGGCGTGTTCAATCCGCGGCGGAAATCCTCGGTATTGAGTCGATGCTGGTGCGCAAGCCAAAGGCCCTTTCGGGAGGGCAACGTCAGCGGGTCGCCGTCGGGCGTTGATGCGGCTGATCCCGTAGGCCTCGACCAGTAAGTCGGCGATTCCAATAACCGCCATTATCCCCCTGCGGCAGGAAAAACCCAACACATCATCCGCTCACTTATAGAATGCCCTTTTTGTGGGCCTGGTGTACAGCTGCGGCTGCATTCACGACATTGAGTTTTTCGTAGATGTTGCGGATGTGAGCTGCAATCGTAAAGAAACTGAGCCCTAGCTTCTCGGAAATTTCTTTTTTCGCTAATCCCTGTGCGATCAGCTCCAGAACTTCGCGCTCCCTGCTTGTTAAAAGGTCTGAAGAACCTTCCTCAAGGCGAGCAGACATGACTGTATCCAGAATGTAATTGGCCATGCTGGGGTCAAGCATCGCACCGCCTGCTGCGACGATACTGATGCACTCGAATATCTGCTGGATTGTAGAAGATTTTAGCAGATAGCCCGCTGCACCCTGATGGATCGCGGAGAGGATGTCTGCTCTCTCTTCGGATTGTGTGAGTATGACAATCTTCGCCTCGGGATCAATTGCTTGGATTTCAGTTATGGCTTCAAGCCCAGAGATGCCGGGTAAGCTAATGTCGAGCAAGATGACGTCAATGTGGCTGCTTTCATTCAGGCACTTCAATTCACTTAGGGCGCGTTCAGCTGTGCCATTGACGCTTACTAAATTGATTTCCGGTTTACGGTGCATCGCAGCGCTGACCACATTGCGATACTCCGTGTTGTCCTCTACAAACATGACTCGAATTTGTTTACCCATAGGATTCCTCAGTTAAAAATACTCCATCGGTGGGTCTTCATGCTTAGCGTGACACAGGTGCCGGTAGATTCTGAACTAGTGACTTTGGCTGCGCCACGTAAAATCTTAGCCCGGCGTTTGAGAGAGGGTGGTAAGTCTCTTGTTGGTGTGCCCTCCATACCCTTGCCATTATCAGTGACCGACAGATCCGTCCTCTTGTCATCACAACGAAGTCGAATGTCGCATTTGGTTGCGCTGGAGTGCCTGCTCACGTTGACCATACACTCTTTGAGGAATAGAAGCAGGTTCATTTGTCGATGCGTATCGATGCTTTCCACATATCGCTCGCCATCGACATGCACGGTGTAATCAACACCAGCTAAAATACGACTGGCATTGCGTTCGATTTCCTGAAGCAGCATGCCCTCGGATATTCCGAACTGCTTCTTTGTGTAATTCCGGATCGACGAGCTGGTTCGCTCGGTTGCGGCTCGTATCTCATCGACCGCATCAACCAGTTCATCGGGTGAGTCAATCGCATCCTTGGCCATGTCAGCAAGTAACCCAATCACATGGATATTGGCTCCCAGTTCATCGTGCATGTCGGCAGCAAAGGATTCCTTCAGTTTCGCAATCTCGCGCAGGCGCGTGATATGTCCGATCAAGATGGCAAAAAACACCAGGAGGATGCAAAGCAGCAGTAACCAGCCCAGTAGCTTTAAATGCGCTTTCTGTTGTGCATAGCGGTTATTTAGCTCTGCCAGCAAGTGTGGACGGTTAGTTTCCAACTGATGTCGTTCGGCAAGCTGACTCATCCACTCGCGGATCGGGATGATTCGGCCGTAATAATTGAGCCCGTCAGTGAGCGCTGATAGGCTGCGTCTCCAATTTGTAGGGCTGTGAATGAAATTTGCAGAAACCTTCTTTCCAAAGGCGACATTTTCAGATCCGGAAAAGACTTGAGCCTCTGCAAATCCGGTTCTTGCGCGCGACAATCTTTCGCCACCCACGCGTCTTAATTTTCCCGTATCATGAATGTAGGGTTCTACAGCGATCAGTTTTATGTAGCGGGCTTTAGTTTCCTCAAATTGATAGAACAATATGGGATTGGTCTGATAGTGCGAACGATGCTCTTTTTCGGCGATCATGATCGAATCTGAAAAATCCGGCAGCAGGGAGGCTTCAATACGGATCAGGCGCGGTATTCCCATGTCGCCGGCAAATGGGCTCGGAACTGAGGTGCTCTGTTCAAGGGCATGGAGTTGTATACGATCAATTGGGTAAATAGCACCCAAATCTACAGTATAGCTTTGCTGGAAGTCGACTGCTGAGTTACTGATGGTTCCTGCGCTGGATTTATCCCCGGGGCAATCCATCATGTAGGGAACGGCTCCATCGACCAGAAACTCAGGACGGCGATGGCGACTCCATCTTGCAGGGTTGCTGGTTGTCTTTACTTGGCAGCCTAAGGCCACATTCACATTGCCCTCAAAAACCATCACCTCCGAGAGTTCCAAGGCAGGTATTTTGTCCAGCTCGCGTATCGAAAATTGAGTTATGTTGATCCGTATTCCAGCAGCCTTTGTCGGAGGGAAGGGGAAGATCAAAGGTGCGATTCCTGCGAGTTCGTTCTCCGCTCGCTGATAGCGGGCGACTGTCTTGATTGGGATTCCATTACGATCAAACAGTTCCAGGTCAAACTTCACGGGGAAACAGAAGGGCATGAAGCCATCTGATGGATTGGAATGGATCACTGGGACTACGACAATCTGGTCGACCACTGCCTCTTGGTCAAAAGTAAGCTCGATCACATCAAAATGGTCTGTTTCTGATCGGTATCCGACCGCTCCAATGTCCGAGCGCATCCTGATCTGAGCCAGCGTGCCTAATCGCTCGTCGATTTCTCGGATGTGGTTCTCCAGCTCACTTGTGGAAAGTGCCGACGTGAAGTCTGCATCAGCTCTCAGATGTAAAAGGGCGCTGAGTGTGATCAAGCTGCACGTTATCAACGTTTTACGATTCATTTTTGGTGAGGTCTGATGCCGGTTGTGCCTGTGTCAAATTGGCCCGCGGCCGTGCGTGTGCTCTAAGGTAATCTAAAAAGAATCAGGGCGATAT
This region of Oceanipulchritudo coccoides genomic DNA includes:
- a CDS encoding type II toxin-antitoxin system VapC family toxin, whose protein sequence is MNLLLDTCAALWWWQDSPSLSVKARECVTNSRNTIYFSSVSAMELSTKVRLGKLALSGQLARNLGAAVASSGWQELALSINEAQQAGGLEWPHRDPFDRLLAAQALHNKLTLLTCDSAFVTFPDIKVVW
- the purB gene encoding adenylosuccinate lyase, whose translation is MDAIPNILAQRYASAAIRDIWSPSGKIRLEREYWIAVMKAQVDLGMSIPAEAIKAYEAALDDIDLAAIDRRERITRHDVKARIEAFNEKAGAEHIHKGMTSRDLTENVEQLQLYRSVRILFLKSLAVLKAFSVKADEYKDVVLTARTHNVAAQPTTVGKRIAMFGEDLMRATRKLGALLEDYPARGLKGAVGTQLDLLTLFDGDVEKVSQLESRVLKHLGLPGQLFTVGQVYPRSLDFEVISLFNLVASGPSSFARTLRLMAGHELGSEGFSKGQVGSSAMPHKMNARSCERINGFATILKGYLSMVQGLMGDQWNEGDVSCSVVRRVALPDACFALDGLLETTLTVLTQMEVYPAVIDRENAYYFPFLSTTTLLMEAVKAGTGREQAHEAIKENAVATVADLRAGKISANNLAERLAADSRLGLSKEQIDGVISSAEKLSGKASAQVDAFARTVTALLKDYPEAGAYEPEPIL
- a CDS encoding sensor histidine kinase produces the protein MITLSALLHLRADADFTSALSTSELENHIREIDERLGTLAQIRMRSDIGAVGYRSETDHFDVIELTFDQEAVVDQIVVVPVIHSNPSDGFMPFCFPVKFDLELFDRNGIPIKTVARYQRAENELAGIAPLIFPFPPTKAAGIRINITQFSIRELDKIPALELSEVMVFEGNVNVALGCQVKTTSNPARWSRHRRPEFLVDGAVPYMMDCPGDKSSAGTISNSAVDFQQSYTVDLGAIYPIDRIQLHALEQSTSVPSPFAGDMGIPRLIRIEASLLPDFSDSIMIAEKEHRSHYQTNPILFYQFEETKARYIKLIAVEPYIHDTGKLRRVGGERLSRARTGFAEAQVFSGSENVAFGKKVSANFIHSPTNWRRSLSALTDGLNYYGRIIPIREWMSQLAERHQLETNRPHLLAELNNRYAQQKAHLKLLGWLLLLCILLVFFAILIGHITRLREIAKLKESFAADMHDELGANIHVIGLLADMAKDAIDSPDELVDAVDEIRAATERTSSSIRNYTKKQFGISEGMLLQEIERNASRILAGVDYTVHVDGERYVESIDTHRQMNLLLFLKECMVNVSRHSSATKCDIRLRCDDKRTDLSVTDNGKGMEGTPTRDLPPSLKRRAKILRGAAKVTSSESTGTCVTLSMKTHRWSIFN
- the holA gene encoding DNA polymerase III subunit delta gives rise to the protein MPFRFIAGPDDFLVQRKAREEWESMAKEFSDPNSLEEVDGQAGTIDEAEKAINQFISSVQTVSMFTPEKAVWFKNITFLADSVTGRSKTTVEAVERMQDLLDNFDDPAVKILVSASPVDRRKKAYKWFQKNGDSLFLDASKDETALLAMLKEEASAAGKQFKGNAAQILVELIGGSTRLGLEETGKLITYLGDKDNDITPELVSELVPSVGDSDFFEAAEAFYSLKLEWALEAIHRHFFAGHDARPLISSLQNRNRLLIQLKAMQAAGGGRGRIGKADLERAASRYGEFFGASERKSSFNIFTQNPWYLGKLSEVLPSLSLKTLIEFQEAFRDAFMEIIFRPNEQEAVLSGMAVRCLAPLQAK
- a CDS encoding response regulator; translation: MGKQIRVMFVEDNTEYRNVVSAAMHRKPEINLVSVNGTAERALSELKCLNESSHIDVILLDISLPGISGLEAITEIQAIDPEAKIVILTQSEERADILSAIHQGAAGYLLKSSTIQQIFECISIVAAGGAMLDPSMANYILDTVMSARLEEGSSDLLTSREREVLELIAQGLAKKEISEKLGLSFFTIAAHIRNIYEKLNVVNAAAAVHQAHKKGIL
- a CDS encoding type II toxin-antitoxin system Phd/YefM family antitoxin; the protein is MKHTYNIHEAKTHLSKLVEEAAVGEEIIIAKSGKPKAKLVPYADEPRREPGRYKANIQLSATFFDPLPVEELRAWEGTSK